From a region of the Solanum stenotomum isolate F172 chromosome 2, ASM1918654v1, whole genome shotgun sequence genome:
- the LOC125856007 gene encoding uncharacterized protein LOC125856007: protein MTAQVSQEVVAPVDPIMSMATLKVRDFVRMNPPEFYSSKVGEVPQEFIYEVSKMLDFVRVTPVEKAELASYQLKGVAQVYDLQIEEGKIEETLRERKRLRIEDENSSRTRCDKRHSGKCLVDSNTYFSCGESGHKIRHCPMVAKNVRDSHRRSQPYLSSGPTGTTASAP, encoded by the exons ATGACGGCTCAAGTGAGCCAGGAGGTTGTAGCTCCAGTGGATCCGATAATGAGTATGGCTACTTTGAAAGTGAGAGATTTtgtgaggatgaaccctccagaGTTTTATAGCTCTAAGGTGGGAGAGGTGCCTCAAGAGTTTATATATGAGGTCTCTAAGATGTTGGACTTTGTGAGAGTGACTCCGGTAGAGAAGGCAGAGTTGGCTTCTTatcaactcaagggggttgctcaag tTTATGACCTCCAAATTGAGGAAGGGAAAATTGAAGAAACGTTGAGGGAGAGGAAGAGGTTGAGGATTGAGGATGAAAATTCTTCTCGGACAAG GTGTGATAAGAGACATTCGGGTAAATGCTTAGTGGATTCCAATACTTACTTCAGTTGTGGTGAGTCGGGCCATAAGATAAGGCATTGCCCTATGGTTGCTAAGAATGTAAGGGATAGTCATCGTAGGTCTCAGCCTTATCTTTCATCCGGTCCTACTGGTACAACTGCTagtgctccatag